cttctttgttctcacagttcccaggggctcagctttggatttggccccgcctgtgcgtgtaggtcgccggagggcgtctgttctttgctcagacaggacgcggttaaaggagccgctgattcggaggctctggctcacccaggccggggggtagggagggtcacggagtgcggggcgggcctgcagcggcagaggccggcgtgacgctgcagcctgaggcgcgccgtgcgttctcccgggggagttgtcactggatcctgggaccctggcagtggcgggccgcacaggctccccggaagggcgtgtggctagtgacctgtgttcgcacacaggcctcctggcggcggcagcagcggccttagcgtcccatgtccgtctctgggctccgcactcttagccgcggctcgcgcccgtccctggagctctctcaagcagcgttcttaatcccctctcctcgcctAGGTGTACTTCCTTATTAGAGTTTTTGATTCTCTGCTATTTTTACCGTactgtttcatttaaatttcctacATGCTAACTTCGTTTGTGCGATTGAAATAAAATTGCAgtatatacatgaaaaaaaaatgaatgaaataatgtcatttgcagcaatatagatggacctagagattgtcatactgagtgaagtaagtcagacacagaaagacaaatatcatatgatatcactttatgcggaatctttaaaaaaaaagaggtacaaatgaacttatttacaaaacagaagtagagtcatggatgtagaaaacaaacttatggttaccaggggataaggaggGGTGAGagattaattgggagattgggactgacatatacacactacgatatataaaaatagataactaataagaacctgctgtatagcacagggaactctactcaatactctgtaatggcttatatgggaaaagaatctaaaaaaacaaaaaaagattggatatatgtatatgtataactgattaacatTGCTGtatatcagaaactaacacaacattataaatcaactattctccaataaaaatttttttaaggtgaaatcaaaaaataccttgagacaaatcaaaatggaaacacaacacacCAGCAcatatgagatgcagcaaaagcaattctaaaagaAACATTCATAGAAATAAATgtctacatcaagaaacaagaaagatctcaactAAACAACATAACTTTaccctcaagaaactaaaaatagaagaacaaattaagcccaaagttagtagaaggcagtaaataataaaaatcagagcagaaataaattagaaactaaaaagacaataaaaaagattaatgaaactaagatctgggctttttcagataaataaaatagataaaactttagctagactcaccaagaaataAAGAGAGTAGAGTTAAATActgtaaataaaatcagaagaagaaagaggagacattacaactgataccacagaaatacaaatgatcgtAAGAGACCAGTATGAAAAGTTATACAACAACAAACTGgacaatccagaaaaaaaaaattgacacattcctagaaacatacaatctaccaATTCTGAATCAGGTAGAAATAAAAAAGCTGGGCAGACCAATTAGTAAGGAGATtgagtcagtaatcaaaaacctcccaacaaaaaaaagtccaagaccagatgccttcaccagtaaattctatcaaaaattcaaagaaaaatcaataccaattcttctcaacttttccaaaatatagatgAGAGGGAACACCTCCAAACTCAGTTTATGAgaccaacattaccctgatagcaaaacctgACAGGGACaccatgagaaaagaaaattacaagccaatatcactgatgaacatagatgtaaaaattccaaataaaatattagccaaCCAAATTCGACAATACATTTAAAGAATCATAAACTGTGATTGAGTCGGATTTATTCTAGATAcccaagaatggttcaacattcacaaatcaatcaatatgttacactacattaacaaactgaaggataaaaatcatatgatcatctcgatagatgtagaaaaaagcatttgacaaaattcaacattcgtCTAAGAtataaactctcaacaaagtgtgtatagaggtaatgtacctcaacataatgaagaccATATGCGAcaagcccacaactaacatcatacttaatgatgaaaagctgaaagtttttcctgtaagatcaagaaaaagacaagaatgcccactcttgccacttttattcaacatagtactggacgTTGTAGCCAGAGCAAATAgtcaagaaaaagagataaaagccaTCCAtatcggaaaggaagaagtaaaattgtgaagatttgcatatgatatgatattacatatttttaaaaaccctaaaggctccaccaaaaaaaaaactggtagaactaataaacaaattcagtaaaattgcagaaaacaataaacaaaaatctgttgattctatacactaataatgaactatcagaaagagagactaagaaaacaatctcatttacaattgcatcaaaaaataaaatacttaggaataagtttaacaaaggaagtgaaaaacctgtacactgaaaactataagacattgatgaaagaaattgaagaaaacacaaataaatggaaagatatgttcatgctcatggattggaagaatcagtattattaaaatgtccatactacccagagcaatctatagatttaatgcaatccctatcaaaattcgaatggcttttttcacagaactagaacaaacaattctaaaacctctgtgaaaccacaaaagacccaaaatagaaAAGCACTATTGacaaagaagaaagctggagatattacactccctgatttcaaaatacattacaaatctatagtgatcaaaacagtactgcattggcataaaaacagacatgtagatcaattgaacagaaagaatagtgagcccagaaataaaaccacacatatatggtcaattaattttacAACAGTGGagccaagaatatataatggggaaaggACATCCTCTTTAATtgatggtgttgagaaaactgtacagcaacatgcaaaagaatgaaactggaccattatcttacatcatatataaaaattaactcaaaatggattaaagacctgaatgtaaaacctaaaaccatCAAACTCcatgaagaaaatataggcagtaagctccttcaTATCAGTCTTGGCGATGATTGttttagatttgacaccaaaagcaaagttaacaaaagcaaaaataaacaggtgggaGTACAACAAACTACaacacttctgcacagcaaagaatatcatcaacaaaatgaaaaggcaacctaccaaatgggagaaaatgtttgcaaatcatatatctgataagaggttaatatctgAATTatcaacatataaagaactcatacaatgcaatagcaaaaaaaatcaattaaaaaatgatcagaggggcttccctggtggcgcagtggttgcgaatccgcctgcggatgcaggggacacgggttcgtgccccggtccgggaagatcccacatgccgcggagcggctgggcccgtgagccatggccgctgagcctgcgcgtccggagcctgtgctccgcaacgggagaagccacaacagtgagaggccccgcatactgcaaaaaaaaaaaaaaaaaaaaaatgatcagaggatctgaatagacatttttccaaagaagacatacagatagccaacaggtgCATAAAAAGATgtacaacatcactaatcaccaagaaaatgcaaatcaaaaccatgatgagatatcacctcacacatgttaggATGTCTATCATCAAGCTGAGCTaggtgttggcgaggatgtaaaaggtaaggagaaaagggaacctatGTAcagtgttggtaggaatgtaaattggttcagtcaCTATACAAATAATATGGAGgttcatcaaaaaaataaaaatagaactaccatataatcgaGCAAATCCACTTCTGaggatatatacaaatattgactCCTTATGATATAcacttgaaattaatataatgttatatgttaattatatctcatttttttgttttgttttgtttttgcggtacgcgggcctcccactgttgtggcctctcccattgtggagcacaggctccggacgcgcaggctcagtggccatggctcacgggcccaactgctccgcggcatgtgggatcttcccagaccagggctcgaatccgtgtcccctgcatcggcaggcggactctcaaccactgcgccaccagggaagccctatatctcGTTTTTTTAAGAAGTTAGAGTCATGCCAAGAACTGCCTCCCACAAActtattcaacaaacatatatTGAGTTCTTATGTTGATTCAGTACCCATACTGGCCATTGGAaacaagaatacaaaaaagaCAGAGTCTCTATCCTCCAGTAGTCTATGGTTATAGCAAGTTCTGCTCTTCTGAATCTCATACACTAAATGCCTTAGGCAAAACTAGGCTCACAGATAGTGAAGCAGATGTATTACTCTTGCCCTGAGTAAACCTTAAGAAGGAGAGGTGTAAAGAGTTTAGATTTTCTTTCATATCTTATGTGTCTTATATTCCCACCCCCAGGATCAAGAACAGGAAATTTGTTGCATGAGGTGTTCAGGAAAGGCTATTCTCAAACAGAATCATAGAAAACACAATTGCTGTGAGATTTGGCTGCACTTTACTGCTCATAGCCTAAGGCCATGAAGATGCCAATAAAGGCTGGAGCTCAAGAACACGAACCCAGATCCAAGGCTTCCTCTCTGGCACCCAGCCATGAAGCTCCTTTTTCCTATCTTTGCCAACCTCATGCTACAGTACCAAGTGAACACAGGTAATGTGAAATCCTAGGTTTAAGAGGGAGCGGTTTGAGGAAGGAGGGATTTGGCTGTCCATAATAATGGGAACCCAAAGAGAAGCTAAAAAATGAGATGCCCAAGATATGGCTGAAAAGTTTATGTATTGCATCAGTCATACACCATCCCCCACATATCCCCATAGGCTCCAATCCCAGACTGTGTCTGATGGGTAAACACAGGAAGCTACAGAGAAAGTAGGGTGTTGTTTGTGTACTCAGAAATTATCCAGCATATAAAACTGCCTTCCTGCCCTCTAATAGTTGTCATCTGGGACTCATGCCAAGTCTACCtcatttttgctctttttctaatttaaatcaTCTCTTGAAGTAAAGGTTCCTATCAGTTTGTACCTTGGTATAATAAGGAGGAAGTCCTTAACTTTACACTCAGAAAATCTCCTCTCAGGATCCAGTAAACAGGTCTATGTTCTCCATCtcaaatttttcagatttttatagaatttcattccttctctcaGCTTTGTTTTATTAGAAATCCCCAAATTACCCACAGGAGCATCTAGGAACACATCATGGCAAAAAGCTGAATCAGAGCATTGGTCActgttttttgaaaagaagaTAGAAACATTGAGACTTGTTTCAATATACAAGAATCATCCAGATATTAAATTGGCAATGGGtttaggaagggaaagaaaaagagtcaaagatgtttctttttttttttttttatcttgggaCCTTAAGAGAAGGGCTATAATATAAGCCAGTATGGCTGTGTCATCTTGGGTAAAGTCAAACTTGAGCCTCAAATTCCACATAAGATAGTAGGGTTAATCAGTGTAGCTGCTTAAAATACAAGAATTTTACAGTGTTGTCTTCGGTGAGAAACAATATTGAAATGTATGTGAACATTAGGTGCTACATAAATCTCTTGTGCTTTATAGAAAATCAGTTGAATTGTTGAGTGAGGGAGAAGCTTCTtgatttgaaaaacagaaataaatggaacaatGGGATGGAAAAATCATCCAGCAGATGAAGATGAGTCATGTACTACTCTAAGCAGGGAATTCAGAGATATAGATAACAATGTGGGGGTTATCTTCATAGAGATGAGGTTAAGTCTATGATAATAAATAAGACCTCTGAGGGACATAGTGTCCAGAGAGGCTGAAAATGATAGAACACCATGCCCCAGGAACCACAGGTCAAGCGATTGTCAAGGGGAGTGAGGTCATGGAACAGTGAGTTTGGCAAGAGCCCAGAACTTCTGAAAGTCCATTGATTCTCTTTTGAAATTCTTTCTTGAATTAGTTTTATGATAGATTTTACTCTTGTTGGTATTTCCTAGGATCATGGGGAGATATAGTGATATTCTACAAGTGTCTACGATTAGAGGTCTAAAATCTTACCCTGAAGCAAATAATTgcattcccttttcttctttagatgtttcaagtTATTCAATGAAGGGAGACTAGAGATTTATTTTGGATTTCAGAGGTGTACAAAGACTCTCTTGGCCTGCCAGTTGCCTCCACAACATCCCTAAACACTGTACTTAAAATTTAGCATTAACAACTCCCTCTGCCTCTATCCCTCTTGTTCCAGAAATTTTAACATCATATCTAGTTATTAACCTTAGcactttggttttctcttttctttgtgcaGAATACTTTGGCTTGGGAAGATGTGTAATGGGTTTTGGGAGATGCAAAGACCACTGTGCCATGGATGAAAAAGAGGTagataaatgcaaaaagaaaaaatgttgtatTGGACCAAAAGTGGTTCAATTGATAAAAAGCTTCATACAAAATGAAATGCTCCACACACTTGAAGAGGACTCTCAGGAAGTGCCAAAAATTACCAAGAATTTTAGTGTTGTGATGCAAACAAAAAACCAtattttagctcttctgcccaaaTTCAAAAGTGTCAACACTTTTGCTAACATCAACACCGGCGTCATCCCAAATGTCACCACCGTGAAGTCTGTCACCACCAACCCCATGATTGCAGGAAAGATAATACACACGTTACTTCTACCAAGAGTGacaccaaaaaaagaagagattcaGCCACTGACTCCCCACCACCAGCGCCACCACCATAGACACTGCCGACAACATGACTGGAGCTGGAAGAAGCAGATGAGCAGGGATGTGGGTCTTTCCTTTAAAACACCAAGTTCCTCTTTATCTTTGCTGTCTATAAACTGAGACATAGAACTGTTTCCTTTATCATCATTCAATAAACACTGTTTAAGCACCCACAGTTTACATAATGTTATCATTCTCTCAGGAGCCTCACAGAGGAGATAGAGCTAGAAAGAGATAGAATTTTAGTTTACGTACCCAGGAGAAAGCAAGCACCAGGAATGCTGACTACAACATTGAATTTGGCCCATGGATGGCCCAAAATAAGCCTCTGTAATGAAGATTTATGGTTCTCATATTATGTGCTTT
The sequence above is a segment of the Orcinus orca chromosome 16, mOrcOrc1.1, whole genome shotgun sequence genome. Coding sequences within it:
- the DEFB129 gene encoding LOW QUALITY PROTEIN: beta-defensin 129 (The sequence of the model RefSeq protein was modified relative to this genomic sequence to represent the inferred CDS: inserted 2 bases in 2 codons) → MKLLFPIFANLMLQYQVNTEYFGLGRCVMGFGRCKDHCAMDEKEVDKCKKKKCCIGPKVVQLIKSFIQNEMLHTLEEDSQEVPKITKNFSVVMQTKNHILALLPKFKSVNTFANINTGVIPNVTTVKSVTTNPMIAGKIIHXVTSTKSDTKKRRDSATDSPPXSATTIDTADNMTGAGRSR